The genomic segment TTGTGGCCTCTGAGACTACCGTACGGGGCACCCCTGAGCTAAGAGGCCACATTTTTTAACTCTAGAAAGGAAAAACTCTTATGCTGACAGCATGATCGGCACATAAGCATTCTCTACGCAAACGCCCAAATGAGTGGTCGATCCATGGAATTCGTCGCAGAACTCGCCGCACCGTTTCTCACCGGTATTCTTCACGGCAGCTTGTTCACGCTCATGGGCATCGGCCTCACAATGACGTTTGCCGTCACCCGGATGATCAACTTCGCCCACGCGGAGCTGGTCACGCTGGGAGCCTACACGACGGTTGTCGCCGTCAACATGTACGGCTGGGGCATCTGGCCGTCGATCCTGGTTTCCGTCCTGCTGAGTCTCATCGTTGCGGTCGTCGTTGACGAAGCCATCTACAAACCCCTCAACGCCAAGCGGGCACCGGCTTTGTACCTGATGGTGGCCTCCATCGGCGTCAGCATGGTGCTGCGCCACTTGATCTACATCTTCGCCGACATCAACGGGTTGCTAAATGTAAAGGCACGGGTATTGACCCAGCCGGTCATGTTCATCGGGTACGGAACGGTCACCAACGTGCACCTGTACGCCGTGCCTGGGGCGTTGCTCATTGCCCTTGGGCTGCACTTCTTCCTGACGCGCACGCTTACGGGCAAGCTCATGCGGGCCGTGGCGGACAACATGATGCTCGCGCAGGCGTCGGCCGCCCCGGTGATGCGGATCCGCCGGCTGGCGTGGGCGGCGGCCGGTGCCATGGCGGGGCTGGCAGGGGCCGTCTGGGCGGTCTACTCGCCGGTGACGCCCATGGTGGGCTGGGGCCTTTTGCCCCGCATGTTCGCGTCCTCCATCATCGGCGGGCTTGTGAACTTCTCCGGCACCTTCCTCGGCGCCTATATAGTGGGGTTTGCTGAGAACCTTGGCATCTTCCTCGCCAACTACTTCTTCGGCACGCCGCTGGACTACCGGGGCATCATCACGTTCCTGATCGTGGTGGTCATGCTCTTGTGGCGGCCGGCGGGCGTGTTGGCCAAGCGGGGGGCAGTGCGTCCGTGAACTTGACGCCGCTCATCGTCTCGTTCCTGGTCTTCTACGGGCTGTACTTCATCCTGTCCCTCAGCCTCAACCTCGAATACGGCTATGCCGGGCAGCCCAACTTCGGCAAGGTCTTCTTCTATTCGGTCGGCGCCTACACCGCCGGGGCCGTGAGCGCCCATGTGCTGCGCTGGGTTTCCTTTGGGCCTATGGGAGAGGCGCTTGGGCTGCAGCCGGTCATGGATATCTGCTCCGCGGCGGCCGCTGTGGTCCGGGAGCGCCTGGCAGCCGAGCATCCGGGCCTCATGGCGGCGATCTTTATCGGCTCGCTGCTGCTGGCGGCCGTCATCGGTGCGGCGGCCGGGTACCTGCTGTCCTACCCGGCGCTGCGGGTGCGGGAAGTGTACCTGGCCATGGTGCTGCTCATCGTGGCCGAGATCAGCCGCAGCTATGTGCGGGCCAACAGCGCCATCGCCTGCGGGGCGCATGGGCTGGTGGGGATTCCCAACCCGCTCTTGTGGGTGGGTGACCCCGGGCTCCGGGGCTACCTCTATGCGGCGGTGGTGCTGGTCATTGCCGGATTGATGTACGCGATCGCCGAGCGGCTGGCCAACTCGCCCTTCGGCCGGGTGCTCAAGGCCGTGCGCGACGATGAGCTGGCAGCGCAGGTGCTGGGCAAGCGGGTGGCCCAGGTCAAAGGCCAGGTGATGGCCATCGGGTCCGCCATGGCGGCGGTGGCTGGGGTCCTGTACGCGTTTCATGTGCAGTTTGTGGGCGCGGAGGACTTCATCCCCGTCATCACCTTCCACGCCCTGGCGATGGTGATCCTGGGCGGTGCGGCCAACAACAAGGGCGTGGCCCTGGGTGCCTTGATCCTGACAGCCGTCGACCGCATGAGCCGCACATCGTTCCTGGCCCTGTTTGGCATCCAGCCGGCCTTTGACGTCAACTACCTGCGCTACGTCATCATCGGGGCGCTGCTGGTGGTGCTCATTATGTTTCGGCCTCAGGGGCTGGTGCCCGAGCGGCCTGTGCAGACCCCGGCCGTGGAGGTGTTTGCCCGCCGTGGCTCTGCTTGAAGTGAAGGGGCTGCAAAAGGACTTCGGCGGCGCGACGGCCGTGGCCGGGGTTGACTTTGCGCTGGAGGCGGGCGAGTTTGTGGGCCTCATCGGCC from the Bacillota bacterium genome contains:
- a CDS encoding branched-chain amino acid ABC transporter permease, with the translated sequence MAAGGRVGQAGGSASVNLTPLIVSFLVFYGLYFILSLSLNLEYGYAGQPNFGKVFFYSVGAYTAGAVSAHVLRWVSFGPMGEALGLQPVMDICSAAAAVVRERLAAEHPGLMAAIFIGSLLLAAVIGAAAGYLLSYPALRVREVYLAMVLLIVAEISRSYVRANSAIACGAHGLVGIPNPLLWVGDPGLRGYLYAAVVLVIAGLMYAIAERLANSPFGRVLKAVRDDELAAQVLGKRVAQVKGQVMAIGSAMAAVAGVLYAFHVQFVGAEDFIPVITFHALAMVILGGAANNKGVALGALILTAVDRMSRTSFLALFGIQPAFDVNYLRYVIIGALLVVLIMFRPQGLVPERPVQTPAVEVFARRGSA